The following proteins are co-located in the Acidicapsa acidisoli genome:
- a CDS encoding Fic family protein, with product MVRRKRAGTYIHEQAGWPGFRWDHDRISARLIDVRHRQGLLIGQMKGLGFQLRTEAVLNTLTEDVLKSSEIEGEVLDRDQVRSSIARRLGLDIGGLVPADRNVEGVVEMMLDATQRYADPLTGRRLFGWHAALFPTGHSGISKIRVGAWRDDAKGPMQVVSGPIGKERVHYEAPAADRLRDEMKAFVDWFEKDRSTDLVLKAGVAHLWFVTIHPFDDGNGRIARAIADMVLARSEDTSQRFYSMSAQIRQERKAYYDILEATQKGDLDITRWLEWFLDCLGRAFERSETVLGAVLGKTRFWEHFAKVEFNERQRAVINRLLNGFEGKLTSSKWAKLAKCSHDTALRDIEDLIRKKVLVKDPARGRSTSYSLVRVK from the coding sequence ATGGTGCGTCGAAAAAGGGCAGGGACCTACATCCACGAGCAAGCAGGCTGGCCAGGCTTTCGCTGGGACCATGATCGGATTTCTGCGCGTCTCATCGATGTGCGGCACCGCCAGGGGCTCCTGATCGGCCAGATGAAAGGGCTTGGATTCCAGTTGAGGACGGAAGCTGTCCTCAACACGCTCACGGAAGATGTCCTGAAATCGAGCGAGATCGAGGGCGAAGTGCTCGATCGCGATCAGGTGCGCTCCTCGATCGCGCGCCGCCTCGGGCTGGACATTGGCGGGCTGGTGCCGGCCGATCGGAATGTCGAGGGCGTTGTCGAGATGATGCTCGATGCGACGCAGCGTTACGCCGATCCGCTGACAGGCCGGCGTCTCTTCGGCTGGCACGCGGCCTTGTTCCCGACCGGCCATAGCGGGATATCGAAGATCAGGGTAGGGGCCTGGCGTGACGATGCGAAAGGCCCGATGCAGGTCGTCTCGGGACCCATTGGCAAGGAACGGGTTCACTACGAAGCTCCCGCGGCTGACCGTCTGCGTGACGAGATGAAGGCGTTTGTTGATTGGTTCGAGAAAGACCGCTCGACCGATCTTGTGCTCAAGGCCGGGGTTGCACATCTCTGGTTCGTGACGATCCATCCATTCGACGACGGCAATGGGCGCATCGCGCGCGCGATTGCCGACATGGTGCTCGCCCGTTCGGAAGACACCTCGCAGCGTTTCTACAGCATGTCGGCGCAGATCCGGCAGGAACGCAAGGCCTATTACGACATCCTCGAAGCGACGCAGAAAGGCGATCTCGACATCACCCGCTGGCTCGAATGGTTCCTCGACTGCCTTGGCCGCGCCTTCGAGCGGTCCGAGACCGTCCTTGGGGCCGTCCTCGGCAAGACGCGGTTCTGGGAGCATTTTGCGAAGGTGGAATTCAACGAACGTCAACGCGCAGTGATCAACCGGCTGCTCAACGGCTTCGAGGGCAAGCTGACCTCGTCCAAATGGGCCAAACTCGCCAAGTGCTCGCACGATACAGCGCTGCGCGATATCGAAGACCTCATCCGGAAGAAAGTGCTGGTAAAAGACCCTGCGCGGGGCCGGAGTACGTCGTATTCTCTGGTACGAGTAAAGTGA
- a CDS encoding ImmA/IrrE family metallo-endopeptidase, with protein sequence MSLRRGFKASANRLSLRLRRGQDCLPHAPIDLEIIAARLEIEIAPLSAFAEESPEAVQQLSIIDSEAFSATTIRFDTGKRIIIHNDSHHPLRQRSNLSHEISHILLGHPFTYPIDSTGCRNHDRDLEDEANWLGPAILISDEAALHIVRQGMDEQSASTHYGVSLPVLRMRINGSGARIRHSRSRYSN encoded by the coding sequence ATGAGCCTCAGGCGAGGTTTCAAAGCAAGCGCTAACCGGTTATCTCTGCGATTACGACGCGGGCAGGATTGCCTGCCGCACGCGCCGATCGATCTGGAGATTATTGCGGCGCGTCTTGAGATTGAGATCGCGCCACTGTCGGCCTTTGCCGAAGAAAGCCCCGAAGCTGTTCAGCAACTCTCCATCATCGATTCGGAAGCCTTTTCAGCGACGACTATTCGGTTCGATACGGGAAAGCGCATCATTATCCATAATGATTCCCACCATCCGCTTAGGCAGCGCAGCAATTTGTCGCATGAAATCTCACATATTCTGCTTGGCCACCCTTTCACATATCCGATCGACAGCACAGGTTGCCGAAACCATGACCGTGATCTTGAAGATGAGGCGAATTGGCTTGGGCCGGCGATCCTCATCTCCGATGAAGCCGCCCTGCATATCGTTCGTCAGGGCATGGATGAACAGTCCGCCTCCACGCATTACGGAGTCAGTTTACCTGTGCTTCGAATGCGCATAAACGGCAGCGGCGCGCGCATCCGGCACAGCCGCTCCCGTTACTCAAACTAG
- a CDS encoding helix-turn-helix domain-containing protein — MTENFDTEAFRAALDSQRLAMGMTWKDVAEESGVSASTLTRMAQGKRPDVDGLAALLRWSGLKAEMFIAAKEGTKKKEAEPIAQITAVLRADKSLSRASAEAIEQILKAAYKRFKEPAK; from the coding sequence ATGACAGAGAATTTCGACACCGAGGCGTTCCGGGCGGCACTCGATAGTCAGCGATTGGCGATGGGAATGACCTGGAAAGATGTAGCCGAAGAATCAGGTGTAAGCGCATCCACCCTAACCCGGATGGCGCAAGGCAAGAGACCGGATGTTGACGGACTGGCGGCGCTCTTGCGGTGGTCGGGACTTAAAGCGGAGATGTTTATCGCGGCCAAGGAGGGAACCAAAAAGAAAGAAGCAGAACCGATCGCCCAAATCACCGCGGTACTGCGCGCCGACAAGAGTCTGAGCCGGGCAAGCGCTGAGGCGATCGAACAAATACTGAAAGCCGCATATAAGCGATTTAAGGAGCCAGCAAAATGA
- a CDS encoding ThiF family adenylyltransferase: MADFSSMKRRYRLIVPDDLYRRLDHHLFPGDHDEHGAVIVAGIAESKSEVRLLARELFLAADGIDYVPGKRGYRMLKAGFIADRIAMCGTERLVYLAIHNHGGCDSVQFSSDDLRSHQRGYPALLDIARGMPVGALVFAENAVAGSIWLSGDRQIELSEIVVVGRSRRRLTAAPTRQVSLSSPVYDRQARLFGDLGQAILGRAKVGIIGLGGAGSLIAEYLGRLGVGSFVLVDPDRAELSNLPRLTGASRWDALGWLASEKSPKWLQQIAFRLAKPKVLMARRNILRANPSAKVETIIGDFLEADIAARFTDCDYLFLAADTARARLLFNAIVHQYLIPGVQVGAKVQVDRKTGEVTDVFSVVRPVTPESGCLLCNGLINAAKLQEESISEQERRGQRYVDDPDVIAPSVITLNAVAVSHATDDFLFYMTGLRDPNAPTSFMRFHPRGRQVWSDEPRKSPSCPECGQGPRSRLARGDARRLPVIERTKVKTAEATESGIRLPA, translated from the coding sequence ATGGCTGACTTCTCGTCCATGAAACGCCGTTATCGTCTGATTGTCCCCGATGATCTCTATCGCCGGCTGGATCATCATCTATTCCCCGGCGATCACGATGAGCACGGGGCCGTTATTGTCGCTGGAATAGCCGAGAGCAAATCCGAAGTGCGTTTGCTCGCGCGCGAGCTCTTTCTCGCGGCGGACGGCATTGACTACGTTCCCGGCAAGCGCGGCTACAGGATGCTCAAGGCCGGCTTCATCGCCGATCGCATTGCGATGTGCGGCACGGAAAGACTTGTTTATCTGGCGATTCACAACCACGGCGGTTGCGACTCCGTCCAGTTCTCATCCGATGATCTGCGGTCGCATCAGCGGGGCTATCCGGCATTATTGGACATTGCGCGTGGTATGCCCGTGGGCGCCCTGGTGTTCGCGGAAAATGCCGTCGCTGGCAGCATCTGGCTATCGGGTGATCGGCAAATTGAGCTTTCAGAGATCGTCGTTGTCGGTCGTTCCCGCCGCAGGCTTACGGCCGCGCCGACCCGGCAGGTGAGTCTCTCTTCGCCGGTGTATGACAGGCAGGCGCGGCTCTTTGGAGATTTGGGCCAAGCCATCCTGGGCCGGGCAAAGGTCGGAATCATCGGCCTGGGCGGAGCAGGTTCATTGATTGCGGAGTACCTCGGGCGTCTTGGGGTCGGATCATTTGTTCTGGTCGATCCGGATCGCGCCGAACTTTCGAATCTGCCGCGACTGACCGGCGCCTCTCGTTGGGACGCTCTAGGCTGGCTTGCGAGCGAGAAATCTCCGAAGTGGCTTCAACAAATTGCTTTCCGCCTTGCGAAGCCAAAGGTCCTGATGGCGCGCCGGAATATCTTGCGCGCAAATCCAAGCGCAAAAGTCGAAACGATCATCGGCGATTTCCTTGAAGCGGATATTGCGGCTCGGTTCACCGATTGCGACTATCTGTTCCTGGCCGCAGACACCGCGCGCGCGAGGCTGCTGTTCAACGCAATCGTCCATCAGTATCTGATCCCCGGAGTTCAGGTCGGCGCGAAGGTCCAGGTCGATCGGAAAACGGGCGAGGTCACCGATGTCTTCAGCGTGGTCCGGCCGGTTACGCCCGAAAGCGGCTGCCTCCTATGCAACGGGCTGATCAATGCGGCGAAGCTGCAGGAGGAGAGCATCTCCGAGCAGGAGAGGAGAGGGCAACGCTATGTCGATGACCCCGACGTTATTGCGCCGAGCGTTATCACATTAAATGCGGTAGCGGTTTCTCACGCCACAGACGACTTTCTGTTCTATATGACCGGCCTGCGCGACCCCAATGCTCCAACCTCGTTCATGAGGTTTCATCCACGAGGTCGGCAGGTATGGTCGGACGAGCCTCGCAAGTCGCCATCCTGCCCGGAGTGCGGTCAGGGCCCACGAAGCCGTCTTGCGCGCGGCGATGCGCGCCGCCTTCCCGTCATTGAACGTACAAAGGTAAAGACAGCAGAGGCCACAGAATCTGGAATTCGGTTGCCGGCGTAA